The Nocardioides ginsengisegetis region CAACGGCGTGGAGCGCCAGCGCGGCAACACCCGCACGCTCGTCTTCGACTGCCCCGATCTCCTGGCCTACATCTCGACCTTCACGGTGCTGCGCCCCGGCGACGTCGTCCTCACCGGCACACCCGGGGGAGTCGGCATGGGCATGACCCCGCCGACCTTCCTGGCCGACGGCGACGTCGTCGAGACCGAGATACCCGGCATCGGGACCCTCACCAACACCGTCCGCCTCACGGGCTGACACCCGGCTCGACCAGCGTCCGCCCAGATCCAGCACAGAACAGGACTCCCATGGATCCCAACCTCGACAACTACGTGCTCGAAGGCGACGCCTCGATGTACGCCAACGAGTCGGGGCTCGTCGTCCCGTTCGTCACCCGCGCCGGCCAGGAGCCCGACCTCACCGGGCAGAGCGAGGGCGCCACCCGCGTCAGCGGCGTCAGCATCCAGCACACGCCGGCGACGAAGCTGTGGTTCGGCCAGGTGCGCAACCTGGCCGGCTACCGCTCGGTCCCGCACCACCACGGCGAGGCCGAGACCGGTGGCTTCGTGCTCTCCGGCCGGGCGCGGATCTACTTCGGCGAGCGCTTCGAGGACTACCTCGACATGTCGGAGGGCGACTGGGTCTTCGTCCCGCCGTTCATGCCCCACGTGGAGTGCAACCTCGATCGCAACAACCCGCTCACCTGGATGACCGCCCGGACGCCGGAGAACATCGTCGTCAACCTGCCGCAGGTCGACGACGCCGACCTGCCCGACTGGGCGGACCGCCCGTGAGCGCCAGGTCCACCACGGCGCCGACCTCGCGGACCTTCACCGACGCCGTCGCGCTGCGCGAGTGCGAGGCGGAGGTCTTCGACCGCGCGTTCACGGCCACCACCCAGCCCTGCCCGTGGCCCAAGGCCTACGGCGGCGACATGGTCGCCCAGGCGCTCGTCGCCGCCTCGCTCACCGTGACCGACGGCAAGTCCATGCACTCGATGCACTCCTACTTCATGCGGCCCGTCGACATCGGCGCCGAGGTCCGCTACGAGGTCGAGCTGCTGCGCGACGGCCGCGGCTACAGCACCCGCCAGGTCCGCGGCTTCCAGAACGGCAAGCCGGTCTACGTCTGCCTGGCGAGCTTCGCCGCCGGCGAGCCGAGCGGCAGCTTCCAGGCGACCGCCCCCGCCGACCTGCCGGGCCCGGACGAGCTGCCGACCTCGGCCGCCTGCCTCGAGGGCCGCACCGGCGGCACGATGACCGGGGCGTCGAAGACCTACTGGTCGAGCGGGCGCAGCTTCGACATGCGCCACGTCCCCGGGCCGGTCTACCTCACCGTCGAGGGCGGGCAGTCGCCCCACCAGGCGATCTGGGTGAAGCCGTACGACGCCCTGCGCCCGGTCGAGGGGCTCACCGAGGCCCAGCGCGACACGGCCGCCCTCGCCTACGTCTGCGACTACACGATCCTCGAGCCCGCCCTGCGGGTCCTCGGACTCGCCTGGGCCGACGAGGGGCTCGTGACCGCCAGCCTCGACCACGCCATGTGGTTCCACCGGCCGGTGTCGATGGGTGACTGGCTGCTCTACGCGCAGGAGGCGATGTCGGTCGAGGACGGCCGCGGCTCCGCCGTCGGCCGCTTCTTCGACACCGGCGGCACCCTCGTCGCGACCGTCGTCCAGGAGGGCATGCTGCGCGCCGGGAGTGGCCGATGAGCGCGCCGAACCTGGGCCCATCGGGCTACGCCGACACCTTCGCGCGCGACCACCTGCCGCCGGCCGACCAGTGGCCGACGCTGGAGTTCACCACCGACTGGTTGCACTACCCCGACCGCCTCAACGCCGGCGCCGAGCTCCTCGATGCGGTCATCGCCAGGCACGGACCCGATCGGCCGGCCCTGCGCACGCCCGACGGAGAGGTCTGGACCTACAGCCAGCTGCTGACCCGCACCAACCAGATCGCCCACGTGCTGGTCGACGACCTCGGTCTGGTCAGCGGGAACCGCGTCCTGCTCCGCTCTCCCAACAACCCGTGGACCGTCGCCGCCTGGCTGGGTGTCCTCAAGGCCGGCGGCATCGTCGTCACCACCATGGCCGCGCTCCGCGCGACCGAGCTGGCTCCCATCGTGCAGAAGACCCGGCCGGCCTTGGCGCTGGTCGACCACCGCTTCGTCGACGACGTGCACACGGTGCGCGACAGCGTCGCACCCGACCTGGTCGTCGTCGCCTACGGAGGCGACGACGAGGACGACCTCACCCGTCGCCTCGAGGGCCACCCCGGCGACTTCGACGCCGTCGACACGGCCGCCGACGACGTGGCCCTCTTCGGCCCGACCTCCGGCACGACTGGCGTCCCGAAGATCACGACGCACTTCCACCGCGACGTGCTCTCGATCGACAACACCTTCGGCCGCGCCGTGCTCAGGCTCGAGCCCGACGACCTCGTCGCCTGCACCGCCCCGCTCGCCTTCACCTTCGGGCTCGGGATGCTCGTGGTCTTCACGCTCCGGGCGGGGGCGTGCGCGCTCCTCACCGAGTCGGCCACGCCGGCACAGCTCGCCGACCTGGTCGCCGAGCACGGCGTCACCGCGCTGGCCACCGCGCCGACGGCGTACAAGCAGATCCTCGCCTCGGGCCGCATCGAGAAGCTCAGCGGCCTGCGGGTCGCGGTGTCGGCCGGCGAGCACATGGCACAGGCGACGTGGGAGCGGATCGAGCAGGAGATCGGCCTGAAGGTGATCGACGGGATCGGCGCCACCGAGATGCTCCACATCTTCATCTCGGCCGCCGGTGACGACATCCGCCCCGGCGCCACCGGAAGGCCGGTCGCCGGCTACCGTGCCGCGATTCTCGACCTCGATGGCCACGAGCTCGGCGACGGACAGGAGGGCCGGCTCGGCGTCATCGGTCCGGTCGGGTGCCGCTACCTCGACGACGAGCGCCAGCGCGGCTACGTCGTCAACGGGTGGAACGTCACCGGTGACACCTTCGTCCGCGACGCCGACGGCTACTACTTCTACCGTTCGCGCACCGACAACATGATCGTCTCATCGGGCTACAACATCAGTGGCCCGGAGGTCGAGGAGGCGCTCGCCACCCACCCCGACGTCGTCGAGGTCGGGGTCGTCGCGGCCCCCCACGAGGAGCGCGGGGCGATCGTCTGCGCCTTCGTCGTGCTGCGCGAGGGCGTCGAGGGGGACGCCGGCAAGGTCACCGAGCTCCAGGACCACGTCAAGGGCCGGCTGGCCCCCTACAAGTACCCCCGCGACGTGCGCTTCCTCGACGCGATGCCGCGCAACACCAGCGGGAAGCTCCAGCACTTCAAGCTGCGCCAGATGGCCCAGTCCGAGGGACCGGAGGGGTCGGCATGAAGATCGCCATCGCCGGTGGCGGACCCGGAGGCCTCTACTTCGCGACGCTGATGAAGACGCTCGACTTCGCGCACGACATCACCGTGTGGGAGCGCAACGCCCCTGACGACACCTTCGGCTTCGGCGTCGTGTTCTCCGACGAGACGCTCGGCAGCATCGAAGGCGCCGATCGAGTCGTGCACGAGCGGATGGAGAAGCGCTTCGCGCGGTGGACAGACATCGACGTCGCCGTGACCGACAGGGCGGGCGACACGCAGTCCTTCACCGTCGGCGGCCAGGGCTTCGCGGCGATGTCGCGCAAGGAGCTGCTCCAGATCCTCCAGGAGCGGGTCGCCGAGCTCGGGGTGACCGTCCACTACCGCACCGAGACTCCCGACCCCGACGAGCTGCGGTCGTCGTACGACCTGGTGCTCGCGTCCGACGGGCTCAACTCCCAGATCCGCACCAAGTACGCCGACCGGTTCCGGCCCTCGCTCGACCGGCGGCACAACAAGTACATCTGGTTCGGCACCGACCTGGTCTTCGAGGCGTTCCAGTTCAACGTCGTGCAGACGGAGTGGGGCACCATGCAGATCCACGGCTACCCGTTCTCCGAGTCGGGCTCGACCTTCATCGTCGAGATGCACGAGGACGTGTGGCGTCGCGCAGGACTCGACCGCACGGAGTCCGAGACCTTCCCGCCCGGCACGTCCGACGAGTACGCCGTCGAGCGGATCGCCGCGATCTTCGCCGACGAGCTGCAGGGCCACGAGATCCTCACCAACAACTCCAAGTGGCTCAACTTCCACACCGTGCGCAACGAGAGCTGGCACGACGGCAACGTGGTGCTGCTCGGCGACGCTGCGCACACCGCCCACTTCTCCATCGGCTCCGGCACCAAGCTCGCCATGGAGGACTCCCTCGCCCTCGCCGCCTGCCTGCACGAGCACCCGACGCTGGAGGCGGCGCTGGAGGCCTACCAGACCGAGCGCAAGCCGGTCGTGGAGTCGACCCAGCGCGCTGCCCAGGCGTCCATGGAGTGGTTCGAGAACATCGGGATGTACGCCGACCAGGCCCCCGCGCAGTTCGTGTTCAACCTGCTCACCCGGTCCCGACGGATCACCTTCGAGAACCTCCGGGAGCGCGACGCCGACTTCGCGGCGCGGATGGAGGCGGAGTTCGCGCGCAGCCAGCACGGCGAGGACGGAGCACCGGCGATGTTCCAGCCGGTGAGCATCGGCGATCTCGAGCTGAAGAACCGCGTCATCCTCTCGCCGATGGACATGTACTCCGCCACCGACGGGATGCCCGACGACTTCCACCTGGTGCACCTCGGTTCGAAGGCACTCGGCGGCGCCGGCCTGGTGATGACGGAGATGACGTGTGTGTCCCCCGAGGGCCGGATCAGTCCCGGCTGCCCCGGGATCTGGAACGACGCGCAGCGCGACGCGTGGAGCCGGGTCGCCGCGTTCGTCCACGAGCGAACGACCGCGCGCATCGGGATGCAGCTCGGCCACTCCGGCCGCAAGGGCTCGACGAAGCTCATGTGGGAGGGCATGGACGAGCCCCTGGACGAGGGCAACTGGGAGGTCATCGCGCCGTCGCCGATCGCCTACGGTGCCGGCTGCCACGTGCCGCGCGAGGCCACCCGCGCCGATCTCGATGCCGTCCTCACCGACTTCGTCGCCTCGGCGGAGCGTGCGGTGCAGGCCGGCTTCGACCTCATCGAGCTGCACGCCGCGCACGGCTACCTGCTGAGCTCGTTCCTCTCGCCCGTCTCGAACCAGCGCACCGACGACTACGGCGGCTCACTGGAGAACCGGCTTCGCTTCCCGCTCGAGGTCTTCGACGCCGTCCGGGCGGCCGTGCCCGGCCACGTGCCGGTCACCGTCCGCATCTCGGCGACCGACTGGATGCCGGACGGCAACACCGACGAGGACGGGATCGAGATCGCGCGCGCCTTCATCGAGCACGGTGCCGCCGCGATCGACGTCTCCACGGGCCAGGTCAGCAAGGACGAGAAGCCCGCCTTCGGGCGGTCCTACCAGACCCCGTTCGCCGACAAGATCCGCCACCGGGTCGCAGCCCCCGCCGGGGTGAAGGTGATCGCGGTCGGCGCGATCTCGAGCTACGACGATGTCAACTCGATCCTGCTCGCCGGGCGCGCCGACCTGTGCGCGCTGGGACGCGCTCACCTCTACGACCCGAACTGGGCGCTGCACGCCGCCGCCGAGCAGGAGTACGCCGGCCCCGGCGCGGACTGGCCGGACATGTGGGCCGCGGGTCGCCGGCGCCCGCCCACCTCGCGCACCGACAAGATCCCGCCGCGGCTCCAGCTGCTCCGCGAGGGCGAGGACAACCGGGTGCACCTCCGTTGGACCCCGGAGGGCACGGTGCGGACGTGAGTGCCACCCAGCCCAACCGCCAGTCCCGCTCCACCGTGATCACCTTCCTGGGAGCGGTGGTGCGGCCGCTGGGGTCGTGGATGCCGATCGCCGGCACCGTCGAGCTGCTCACCCAGGCCGGGCTCGACGCGCCTGCCGTCCGCACCGCGGTGCACCGGCTCAAGGGCAAGGGCTGGTTGGCGTCCGAGGCGCGCGACGGCGCCCGCGGCTACGCCCTCACCACCGCCGCTCTCGACACGCTGGCCGCCGGGGACGAGGTGATCTGGCATGCACGCACCCCGGCCGACCTCGCCGACGGCTGGTGCATCGTCCACTTC contains the following coding sequences:
- a CDS encoding cupin, which codes for MDPNLDNYVLEGDASMYANESGLVVPFVTRAGQEPDLTGQSEGATRVSGVSIQHTPATKLWFGQVRNLAGYRSVPHHHGEAETGGFVLSGRARIYFGERFEDYLDMSEGDWVFVPPFMPHVECNLDRNNPLTWMTARTPENIVVNLPQVDDADLPDWADRP
- a CDS encoding acyl-CoA thioesterase — translated: MSARSTTAPTSRTFTDAVALRECEAEVFDRAFTATTQPCPWPKAYGGDMVAQALVAASLTVTDGKSMHSMHSYFMRPVDIGAEVRYEVELLRDGRGYSTRQVRGFQNGKPVYVCLASFAAGEPSGSFQATAPADLPGPDELPTSAACLEGRTGGTMTGASKTYWSSGRSFDMRHVPGPVYLTVEGGQSPHQAIWVKPYDALRPVEGLTEAQRDTAALAYVCDYTILEPALRVLGLAWADEGLVTASLDHAMWFHRPVSMGDWLLYAQEAMSVEDGRGSAVGRFFDTGGTLVATVVQEGMLRAGSGR
- a CDS encoding AMP-binding protein → MSAPNLGPSGYADTFARDHLPPADQWPTLEFTTDWLHYPDRLNAGAELLDAVIARHGPDRPALRTPDGEVWTYSQLLTRTNQIAHVLVDDLGLVSGNRVLLRSPNNPWTVAAWLGVLKAGGIVVTTMAALRATELAPIVQKTRPALALVDHRFVDDVHTVRDSVAPDLVVVAYGGDDEDDLTRRLEGHPGDFDAVDTAADDVALFGPTSGTTGVPKITTHFHRDVLSIDNTFGRAVLRLEPDDLVACTAPLAFTFGLGMLVVFTLRAGACALLTESATPAQLADLVAEHGVTALATAPTAYKQILASGRIEKLSGLRVAVSAGEHMAQATWERIEQEIGLKVIDGIGATEMLHIFISAAGDDIRPGATGRPVAGYRAAILDLDGHELGDGQEGRLGVIGPVGCRYLDDERQRGYVVNGWNVTGDTFVRDADGYYFYRSRTDNMIVSSGYNISGPEVEEALATHPDVVEVGVVAAPHEERGAIVCAFVVLREGVEGDAGKVTELQDHVKGRLAPYKYPRDVRFLDAMPRNTSGKLQHFKLRQMAQSEGPEGSA
- a CDS encoding bifunctional salicylyl-CoA 5-hydroxylase/oxidoreductase, which gives rise to MKIAIAGGGPGGLYFATLMKTLDFAHDITVWERNAPDDTFGFGVVFSDETLGSIEGADRVVHERMEKRFARWTDIDVAVTDRAGDTQSFTVGGQGFAAMSRKELLQILQERVAELGVTVHYRTETPDPDELRSSYDLVLASDGLNSQIRTKYADRFRPSLDRRHNKYIWFGTDLVFEAFQFNVVQTEWGTMQIHGYPFSESGSTFIVEMHEDVWRRAGLDRTESETFPPGTSDEYAVERIAAIFADELQGHEILTNNSKWLNFHTVRNESWHDGNVVLLGDAAHTAHFSIGSGTKLAMEDSLALAACLHEHPTLEAALEAYQTERKPVVESTQRAAQASMEWFENIGMYADQAPAQFVFNLLTRSRRITFENLRERDADFAARMEAEFARSQHGEDGAPAMFQPVSIGDLELKNRVILSPMDMYSATDGMPDDFHLVHLGSKALGGAGLVMTEMTCVSPEGRISPGCPGIWNDAQRDAWSRVAAFVHERTTARIGMQLGHSGRKGSTKLMWEGMDEPLDEGNWEVIAPSPIAYGAGCHVPREATRADLDAVLTDFVASAERAVQAGFDLIELHAAHGYLLSSFLSPVSNQRTDDYGGSLENRLRFPLEVFDAVRAAVPGHVPVTVRISATDWMPDGNTDEDGIEIARAFIEHGAAAIDVSTGQVSKDEKPAFGRSYQTPFADKIRHRVAAPAGVKVIAVGAISSYDDVNSILLAGRADLCALGRAHLYDPNWALHAAAEQEYAGPGADWPDMWAAGRRRPPTSRTDKIPPRLQLLREGEDNRVHLRWTPEGTVRT